From a single Streptomyces sp. NBC_01264 genomic region:
- the sufU gene encoding Fe-S cluster assembly sulfur transfer protein SufU, whose translation MKLESMYQELILDHYKHPRGRGLRDGDAEVHHVNPTCGDEITLRVKYDGETLTDISYEGQGCSISQAGASILNELLVGKELGEARKIQEVFLELMQSKGKMEPDEAMEEVLEDAVAFAGVSKYPARVKCALLSWMAWKDATAQALGDAERKTA comes from the coding sequence GTGAAGCTGGAATCGATGTACCAGGAACTGATCCTGGACCACTACAAGCACCCGCGCGGGCGAGGTCTGCGCGACGGCGACGCCGAGGTGCACCACGTCAATCCGACGTGCGGTGACGAGATCACCCTGCGCGTGAAGTACGACGGCGAGACCCTCACGGACATCTCGTACGAGGGCCAGGGCTGCTCCATCAGCCAGGCCGGCGCGTCGATACTGAACGAGCTGCTCGTCGGCAAGGAGCTGGGCGAGGCGCGGAAGATCCAGGAAGTCTTCCTGGAGCTGATGCAGTCCAAGGGCAAGATGGAGCCCGACGAGGCCATGGAGGAGGTGCTGGAGGACGCGGTCGCGTTCGCCGGCGTCTCCAAGTACCCGGCCCGGGTGAAGTGCGCCCTGCTGAGCTGGATGGCGTGGAAGGACGCGACCGCCCAGGCACTGGGCGACGCCGAGAGGAAGACGGCATGA
- a CDS encoding cysteine desulfurase, which yields MTQLPGLLDIEAIRKDFPLLDRVVHDGKKIVYLDNAATSQKPRQVLDALNEYYEQHNANVHRGVHVLAEEATALYEGARDKVAAFINAPSRNEVIFTKNASESLNLVANMLGWADEPYRVDRETEIAITEMEHHSNIVPWQLLSQRTGAKLKWFGLTDDGRLDLSNIEEVITEKTKIVSFTLVSNIMGTVNPTEAIVRRAQEVGALVLIDASQAAPHMPLDVQALGADFVAFTGHKMCGPTGIGVLWGRQELLEDLPPFLGGGEMIETVSMHSSTYAPAPHKFEAGTPPIAQAVGLGAAVDYLTAIGMDKIAAHEHAITEYAIKRLAEVPDLRIIGPTTAEDRGAAISFTLGDIHPHDVGQVLDEQGIAVRVGHHCARPVCLRYGIPATTRASFYLYSSPAEVDALIDGLEHVRNFFG from the coding sequence GTGACACAGCTGCCTGGCCTCCTCGACATCGAGGCGATCCGCAAGGACTTCCCCCTTCTGGATCGTGTGGTCCACGACGGGAAGAAGATCGTTTACCTGGACAACGCTGCGACCTCGCAGAAGCCGCGCCAGGTGCTCGACGCGCTGAACGAGTACTACGAGCAGCACAACGCCAACGTCCACCGTGGCGTGCACGTGCTCGCCGAGGAGGCCACGGCGCTGTACGAGGGCGCCCGCGACAAGGTCGCCGCCTTCATCAACGCGCCGAGCCGCAACGAGGTGATCTTCACCAAGAACGCCTCGGAGTCGCTCAACCTGGTCGCGAACATGCTCGGCTGGGCGGACGAGCCCTACCGGGTCGACCGCGAGACCGAGATCGCCATCACGGAGATGGAGCACCACTCCAACATCGTGCCGTGGCAGCTGCTCTCGCAGCGCACGGGCGCGAAGCTGAAGTGGTTCGGCCTCACCGACGACGGCCGGCTCGACCTGTCCAACATCGAAGAGGTCATCACGGAGAAGACGAAGATCGTCTCCTTCACGCTGGTCTCCAACATCATGGGCACGGTCAACCCGACCGAGGCGATCGTCCGGCGCGCGCAGGAGGTCGGCGCGCTGGTGCTGATCGACGCCTCGCAGGCCGCACCGCACATGCCGCTCGACGTGCAGGCGCTCGGCGCCGACTTCGTGGCCTTCACCGGCCACAAGATGTGCGGTCCGACCGGCATCGGCGTCCTCTGGGGCCGCCAGGAGCTGCTCGAGGACCTGCCGCCCTTCCTGGGCGGCGGCGAGATGATCGAAACCGTCTCGATGCACTCCTCGACCTACGCCCCGGCGCCCCACAAGTTCGAGGCCGGTACGCCCCCGATCGCCCAGGCCGTCGGCCTCGGCGCGGCCGTGGACTACCTGACCGCGATCGGCATGGACAAGATCGCCGCGCACGAGCACGCGATCACCGAGTACGCGATCAAGCGCCTCGCGGAGGTCCCGGACCTGCGCATCATCGGCCCCACCACGGCCGAGGACCGCGGAGCCGCGATCTCGTTCACGCTCGGCGACATCCACCCGCACGACGTCGGCCAGGTACTGGACGAGCAGGGCATCGCGGTCCGCGTGGGACACCACTGCGCCCGCCCGGTCTGCCTCCGGTACGGAATTCCGGCGACGACGCGAGCGTCTTTCTATCTGTACTCCTCTCCGGCCGAGGTCGACGCGCTGATCGACGGGCTGGAGCACGTACGGAACTTCTTCGGCTGA
- a CDS encoding formate/nitrite transporter family protein — protein MNSIAQNVEATSGQAEHKAHDLGHPPRYFVSAMLAGAYIAVGEVLLLVAISPFVAKGSPAVKLLEGAVFPIALTIVMFAGAQLFTSNVMVMLVGALSGRTGPKDLILSWTLSLAGNLVGAFAFGAMVHASGVASSPSARSMLTEMVHGKMALSGGQLFWRAVLCNMLVCLAIWMFTRARGDAAKIFVLWLPVAVFVAVGFEHCVANMAVFSLAILDGSAGFGDLFRNVMFTVPGNIVGGGLLVGAVYWFTGGALRESGASTSA, from the coding sequence GTGAACAGCATCGCTCAGAACGTCGAAGCCACCTCGGGGCAGGCCGAGCACAAGGCCCATGACCTCGGGCATCCGCCGCGCTACTTCGTGTCGGCGATGCTCGCGGGCGCCTACATCGCCGTCGGCGAGGTGCTGCTCCTGGTCGCGATCTCGCCCTTCGTGGCCAAGGGCTCGCCGGCCGTGAAACTGCTGGAGGGCGCGGTCTTCCCGATCGCCCTGACCATCGTGATGTTCGCCGGCGCCCAGCTCTTCACGAGCAACGTGATGGTCATGCTGGTCGGAGCCCTGTCGGGGCGTACCGGCCCCAAGGACCTGATCCTGTCCTGGACGCTCTCGCTGGCCGGGAACCTGGTCGGAGCCTTCGCCTTCGGGGCCATGGTGCACGCCTCGGGCGTGGCCTCCTCGCCCTCGGCGCGGTCCATGCTCACCGAGATGGTGCACGGGAAGATGGCGCTGAGCGGCGGACAGCTGTTCTGGCGCGCGGTGCTCTGCAACATGCTCGTCTGCCTGGCCATCTGGATGTTCACCCGGGCCCGCGGCGATGCGGCCAAGATTTTCGTCCTGTGGCTGCCCGTGGCTGTTTTTGTCGCCGTCGGATTCGAACACTGTGTAGCGAACATGGCTGTTTTCAGCCTCGCGATCCTGGATGGCTCAGCGGGGTTCGGTGACCTTTTCCGCAATGTGATGTTCACCGTGCCCGGGAACATCGTGGGTGGAGGATTGCTGGTGGGAGCCGTGTACTGGTTCACCGGCGGGGCCCTGCGGGAATCCGGAGCGTCCACTTCCGCGTAA
- a CDS encoding ABC transporter ATP-binding protein, with translation MSNDPAVDIRGLVKRYGPKTAVDGLDLTVRRASVTAVLGPNGAGKTTTVETCEGYRRPDAGTVRVLGLDPVTQAESLRPRIGVMLQSGGVYSGARAVEMLRHMAKLYADPLDVPTLVERLGLGGCGRTAYRRLSGGQQQRLALAMAVVGRPELVFLDEPTAGLDPQARRATWELVRELRADGVSVVLTTHHMDEAEQLADEVAIVDAGKVIAHGTPEALCRGGAENTLRFTGRPSLDLASLLKALPDGTQAAELLPGVYRVTGDVDPQLLATVASWCAQHGVMPDSLSVERHTLEDVFLELTGKELRA, from the coding sequence ATGAGCAACGACCCCGCCGTGGACATCCGCGGACTGGTGAAGCGGTACGGCCCCAAAACCGCGGTGGACGGCCTGGACCTCACCGTCCGGAGGGCCTCGGTCACCGCAGTCCTTGGTCCCAACGGCGCGGGCAAGACGACCACTGTGGAAACCTGCGAGGGCTACCGCCGCCCCGACGCCGGAACCGTCCGCGTCCTCGGCCTCGACCCCGTGACCCAGGCCGAGTCCCTGCGCCCGCGCATCGGCGTGATGCTGCAGTCCGGCGGCGTCTACTCCGGCGCCCGGGCCGTCGAGATGCTGCGCCACATGGCCAAGCTCTACGCTGATCCCCTGGACGTCCCCACCCTGGTGGAACGCCTCGGCCTCGGCGGCTGCGGCCGCACCGCATACCGCCGGCTCTCCGGCGGCCAGCAGCAGCGCCTGGCCCTCGCCATGGCCGTCGTCGGCCGCCCCGAGCTGGTCTTCCTGGACGAGCCGACCGCGGGCCTCGACCCGCAGGCCCGCCGCGCGACCTGGGAACTCGTACGGGAACTGCGTGCCGACGGGGTCTCGGTCGTCCTCACCACCCACCACATGGACGAGGCCGAGCAGCTCGCGGACGAGGTCGCCATCGTCGACGCCGGCAAGGTCATCGCCCACGGCACCCCCGAGGCGCTGTGCCGCGGCGGCGCCGAGAACACCCTGCGCTTCACCGGCCGCCCCTCCCTCGACCTCGCCTCCCTGCTGAAGGCCCTGCCCGACGGCACCCAGGCCGCCGAGCTCCTCCCCGGCGTCTACCGGGTCACCGGCGACGTCGACCCCCAGCTCCTGGCCACCGTCGCCTCCTGGTGCGCGCAGCACGGGGTGATGCCCGACAGCCTCTCGGTGGAGCGGCACACCCTCGAAGACGTTTTTCTGGAACTCACGGGCAAGGAGCTGCGCGCATGA
- a CDS encoding bifunctional 3-phenylpropionate/cinnamic acid dioxygenase ferredoxin subunit: MTYVKACALSELEENAPKRVELDGTPVSIVRAEGEVFAINDICSHANVSLSEGEVEDCMIECWLHGSAFDLRTGKPSGLPATRPVPVYPVKIEGDDVLVSLTQES, encoded by the coding sequence ATGACTTACGTCAAGGCCTGTGCGCTGAGCGAGCTCGAGGAGAACGCCCCCAAGAGGGTCGAACTCGACGGCACGCCGGTGTCCATCGTGCGCGCCGAGGGGGAGGTGTTCGCGATCAACGACATCTGCTCGCACGCGAACGTCTCCCTCTCGGAGGGCGAGGTCGAAGACTGCATGATCGAGTGCTGGCTGCACGGCTCGGCCTTCGACCTGCGCACGGGCAAGCCCTCCGGCCTGCCCGCGACGCGCCCCGTCCCCGTATACCCCGTAAAGATCGAAGGGGACGACGTGCTCGTCTCCCTCACCCAGGAGTCCTGA
- the sufD gene encoding Fe-S cluster assembly protein SufD, whose amino-acid sequence MAEAQNIPAGSTTAGAIAVAAESTVATRMSAPPSFDVADFPVPTGREEEWRFTPLARLKGLHDGTAVANGTMKAQIDAPDVVTIESVERGDARIGKAGTPVDRIAAQAFSSFAKATVVTVPKEAVLTEPVRVTLHGEGGTTFGHTVFDVKAFAEAVIVIDHTGDGVRAANVDFLVGDGAKLTVVSVQDWDDTAVHVSQHNALIGRDATFKSIVVTFGGDLVRLHPRVSYAGPGGEAELFGLYFTDAGQHQEHRLLVTHDAPHCKSNVVYKGALQGQDAHAVWIGDVLIEKTAEGTDTYEMNRNLVLTDGARVDSVPNLEIETGEIVGAGHASATGRFDDEQLFYLQSRGIPADEARRLVVRGFFAELVQQIGVDDIEERLLAKIETELQGSV is encoded by the coding sequence ATGGCTGAGGCTCAGAACATTCCGGCGGGTTCCACCACCGCCGGCGCGATCGCGGTGGCCGCCGAGTCCACCGTCGCCACCCGGATGAGTGCCCCCCCGTCCTTCGACGTGGCGGACTTCCCCGTGCCCACCGGCCGCGAGGAGGAGTGGCGCTTCACGCCGCTCGCCCGCCTCAAGGGTCTGCACGACGGCACCGCGGTCGCCAACGGCACCATGAAGGCCCAGATCGACGCGCCCGACGTGGTCACGATCGAGTCCGTGGAGCGCGGCGACGCGCGCATCGGCAAGGCCGGCACCCCGGTGGACCGGATCGCCGCCCAGGCGTTCTCGTCCTTCGCCAAGGCCACGGTCGTGACCGTGCCCAAGGAAGCGGTGCTCACCGAGCCGGTGCGCGTCACCCTGCACGGCGAGGGCGGCACCACCTTCGGCCACACCGTCTTCGACGTGAAGGCCTTCGCCGAGGCCGTCATCGTCATCGACCACACCGGTGACGGCGTGCGCGCCGCCAACGTGGACTTCCTCGTCGGCGACGGCGCCAAGCTCACCGTGGTCTCCGTGCAGGACTGGGACGACACCGCCGTCCACGTGTCCCAGCACAACGCGCTGATCGGCCGCGACGCGACCTTCAAGTCCATCGTGGTCACCTTCGGCGGCGACCTCGTACGCCTCCACCCGCGCGTCAGCTACGCGGGCCCCGGCGGCGAGGCCGAGCTCTTCGGCCTGTACTTCACGGACGCCGGCCAGCACCAGGAGCACCGCCTCCTGGTCACGCACGACGCCCCGCACTGCAAGTCGAACGTGGTCTACAAGGGCGCGCTCCAGGGCCAGGACGCCCACGCCGTCTGGATCGGTGACGTGCTCATCGAGAAGACCGCCGAGGGCACCGACACCTACGAGATGAACCGCAACCTCGTCCTCACGGACGGCGCGCGGGTCGACTCGGTGCCGAACCTGGAGATCGAGACCGGCGAGATCGTCGGCGCCGGCCACGCCTCCGCGACCGGCCGCTTCGACGACGAGCAGCTCTTCTACCTGCAGTCGCGCGGCATCCCGGCCGACGAGGCCCGCCGCCTGGTCGTGCGCGGCTTCTTCGCCGAGCTCGTCCAGCAGATCGGTGTCGACGACATCGAGGAGCGCCTGCTCGCCAAGATCGAGACCGAGCTCCAGGGTTCCGTCTGA
- a CDS encoding helix-turn-helix transcriptional regulator: MKYGERMSEAPQGELATGERSTRNRVARSILDHGPSTVADLAQRLGLTQAAVRRHLDTLVTDDVVEPREQRVYGARTRGRPAKVFALTDCGRDAFDQSYDSLAADAMRWIAQAAGGGEQGEAAVAAFAKARLTAQAETYRAAVEAADPAERTEALAKALTGDGYAATAKSAPGPHSGEQLCQHHCPVAHVAEQFPQLCEAETEVFSRLLGTHVQRLATIAHGDGVCTTFIPRSGSGVRATGATQTDTSVSASTAGRNPA; encoded by the coding sequence GTGAAATACGGCGAACGGATGAGCGAGGCCCCCCAGGGCGAACTCGCGACCGGGGAGCGGTCAACCCGCAACCGGGTCGCGCGGTCGATCCTGGACCACGGTCCTTCCACCGTCGCCGACCTCGCCCAGCGCCTCGGCCTCACCCAGGCCGCCGTCCGCCGTCACCTCGACACGCTCGTCACAGACGACGTGGTCGAACCCCGTGAGCAGCGTGTGTACGGCGCACGGACCCGGGGTCGGCCCGCCAAGGTCTTCGCGCTGACCGACTGCGGCCGGGACGCCTTCGACCAGTCCTACGACTCGCTCGCCGCCGACGCCATGCGCTGGATCGCGCAGGCCGCCGGGGGCGGGGAGCAGGGCGAGGCGGCCGTGGCGGCCTTCGCGAAGGCCAGGCTGACGGCGCAGGCCGAGACCTACCGCGCGGCCGTGGAAGCGGCCGACCCCGCGGAGCGCACCGAGGCCCTTGCCAAGGCGTTGACCGGAGACGGGTACGCTGCTACGGCGAAGAGCGCTCCCGGTCCGCACAGCGGTGAACAGCTCTGCCAGCACCACTGCCCGGTCGCACACGTCGCCGAGCAGTTCCCGCAGCTCTGCGAGGCGGAGACCGAGGTCTTCTCCCGCCTGCTCGGGACGCACGTGCAGCGTCTCGCCACGATCGCCCACGGCGACGGGGTGTGCACGACGTTCATTCCACGCAGTGGGAGCGGCGTCCGTGCCACAGGCGCCACACAGACCGACACATCAGTATCTGCAAGTACGGCCGGGAGGAACCCCGCATGA
- the sufC gene encoding Fe-S cluster assembly ATPase SufC, with amino-acid sequence MATLEIHDLHVSVEAENGAREILKGVELTIKQGETHAIMGPNGSGKSTLAYALAGHPKYTITKGTVTLDGEDVLEMSVDERARAGMFLAMQYPVEIPGVSVSNFLRTSATAIRGEAPKLRTWVKEVKSAMEQLQMDTAFAERNVNEGFSGGEKKRHEILQLELLKPKIAILDETDSGLDVDALRQVSEGVNRVHATGDTGTLLITHYTRILRYIKPDFVHVFSEGRIVESGGAELADKLEAEGYESYSTKGGATA; translated from the coding sequence ATGGCAACGCTTGAAATCCACGACCTGCACGTCTCCGTCGAGGCCGAGAACGGCGCCCGCGAGATCCTCAAGGGCGTCGAGCTCACCATCAAGCAGGGTGAGACGCACGCCATCATGGGTCCGAACGGCTCCGGCAAGTCCACCCTCGCGTACGCGCTGGCCGGTCACCCGAAGTACACCATCACCAAGGGCACCGTGACCCTGGACGGCGAAGACGTCCTGGAGATGTCCGTCGACGAGCGCGCCCGCGCCGGCATGTTCCTCGCGATGCAGTACCCGGTCGAGATCCCCGGCGTCTCGGTCTCCAACTTCCTGCGCACCTCGGCCACCGCCATCCGCGGCGAGGCGCCGAAGCTGCGCACCTGGGTGAAGGAGGTCAAGTCCGCGATGGAGCAGCTCCAGATGGACACGGCCTTCGCCGAGCGCAACGTCAACGAGGGCTTCTCCGGCGGTGAGAAGAAGCGCCACGAGATCCTGCAGCTGGAGCTCCTGAAGCCGAAGATCGCGATCCTCGACGAGACCGACTCCGGCCTCGACGTCGACGCCCTGCGCCAGGTCTCCGAGGGCGTCAACCGCGTTCACGCGACCGGCGACACCGGCACCCTGCTGATCACGCACTACACGCGGATCCTGCGCTATATCAAGCCCGACTTCGTCCACGTCTTCTCCGAGGGCCGCATCGTCGAGTCCGGCGGCGCCGAACTCGCCGACAAGCTGGAGGCCGAAGGCTACGAGTCCTACAGCACGAAGGGTGGCGCGACCGCGTGA
- a CDS encoding DUF3616 domain-containing protein, whose product MMTQNKHLATAGVAGIAALLLAATAMPAQAVTYGTPTLSLSASYLSGAVGATGDPTVNVTVAQSGADVSALTVSASASSKASVAGTGDVSVTGAGAVRQLAVTARGRGYTNLTVKVTGLGGKTATKTLYFAASAAVQNPAEARYFTGASDSSAAVDVGGGYTVVADDESNVLRLYDRANSAAPVRTWDFSSQLGVTKEVDIEGATLIGSTIYWTGSLGNNKDGEYKAPRNTVFTTTLSGSGSTAQLAYGRSYKKLRDDLVAWDKANGNRYGFAAGTADGEAPKQIDGFNVEGLEFAPGSTTTAYLGFRAPLAPAVNGGKALVVPVTNFDKVISSGTKATFGAGIELDLGGLAIRDIRKNAANQYLILAGSWAADDNSDPYALYQWDGIAGHAPVKRADLPTTDPGGWEAIVAVPDLSVAGARVQLITDSGSADLYGDGTEAKDLTHPEWKKSRAAWFTLN is encoded by the coding sequence ATGATGACGCAGAACAAGCACCTCGCAACCGCCGGTGTCGCCGGCATCGCCGCACTCCTCCTCGCCGCCACGGCCATGCCCGCGCAGGCGGTCACGTACGGCACGCCCACCCTCTCGCTGTCCGCCTCCTACCTGTCCGGGGCCGTCGGCGCGACCGGTGACCCGACGGTGAACGTGACCGTGGCGCAGAGCGGTGCGGACGTCTCCGCGCTCACCGTCAGCGCCTCCGCGTCCAGCAAGGCCTCGGTCGCCGGGACCGGCGACGTGAGCGTCACCGGGGCCGGTGCGGTACGGCAGCTGGCCGTGACCGCGCGCGGCCGCGGCTACACCAACCTCACCGTCAAGGTGACCGGGCTGGGCGGCAAGACCGCCACCAAGACGCTGTACTTCGCGGCCTCCGCGGCGGTGCAGAACCCGGCCGAGGCGCGCTACTTCACCGGGGCCTCCGACTCCTCGGCCGCCGTGGACGTGGGCGGCGGCTACACGGTCGTCGCCGACGACGAGAGCAACGTGCTGCGTCTGTACGACCGTGCCAACTCGGCCGCCCCGGTCCGGACCTGGGACTTCAGCTCGCAGCTCGGCGTCACCAAGGAGGTGGACATCGAGGGCGCGACCCTGATCGGCAGCACGATCTACTGGACGGGCTCGCTCGGCAACAACAAGGACGGCGAGTACAAGGCGCCCCGCAACACGGTGTTCACCACCACGCTGAGCGGCTCGGGCTCCACCGCGCAGCTCGCGTACGGGCGTTCGTACAAGAAGCTCCGCGACGACCTGGTGGCCTGGGACAAGGCGAACGGGAACCGCTACGGCTTCGCCGCCGGTACGGCCGACGGCGAGGCGCCGAAGCAGATCGACGGGTTCAACGTGGAGGGCCTGGAGTTCGCCCCGGGCTCCACCACCACCGCCTACCTGGGCTTCCGCGCCCCGCTCGCCCCCGCGGTGAACGGCGGCAAGGCGCTGGTCGTGCCGGTGACCAACTTCGACAAGGTGATCTCCAGCGGGACCAAGGCCACCTTCGGCGCGGGCATCGAGCTCGACCTCGGCGGGCTCGCGATCCGCGACATCCGCAAGAACGCCGCGAACCAGTACCTGATCCTGGCCGGCTCCTGGGCGGCGGACGACAACTCCGACCCGTACGCCCTCTACCAGTGGGACGGGATCGCGGGCCACGCCCCGGTCAAGCGCGCCGACCTGCCGACCACCGACCCGGGCGGCTGGGAAGCAATCGTGGCCGTTCCCGACCTGTCGGTCGCGGGCGCGCGGGTGCAGCTGATCACCGACAGCGGCTCCGCCGACCTGTACGGCGACGGCACCGAGGCCAAGGACCTCACCCACCCGGAGTGGAAGAAGTCCCGCGCGGCCTGGTTCACGCTGAACTGA
- the sufB gene encoding Fe-S cluster assembly protein SufB, protein MTTETAHPELDGLGTYEYGWADSDAAGAVAKRGLSEEVVRDISAKKSEPEWMLNLRLKGLKLFGKKPMPNWGSDLSGIDFDNIKYFVRSTEKQAASWEELPEDIKNTYDKLGIPEAEKQRLVAGVAAQYESEVVYHQIREDLEEQGVIFLDTDTALKEHPELFQEYFGTVIPVGDNKFASLNTAVWSGGSFIYVPKGVKVDIPLQAYFRINTENMGQFERTLIIVDEDAYVHYVEGCTAPIYSSDSLHSAVVEIIVKKGGRCRYTTIQNWSNNVYNLVTKRAVAYEGATMEWIDGNIGSKVTMKYPAVYLMGEHAKGETLSIAFAGEGQHQDAGSKMVHMAPNTSSNIVSKSVARGGGRTSYRGLVEIGEGAKGSKSNVLCDALLVDTISRSDTYPYVDVREDDVSMGHEATVSKVSDDQLFYLMSRGLTEFEAMAMIVRGFVEPIARELPMEYALELNRLIELQMEGSVG, encoded by the coding sequence ATGACCACGGAGACTGCTCACCCTGAGCTCGATGGCCTGGGCACCTACGAATACGGATGGGCCGACTCCGACGCGGCCGGTGCGGTCGCCAAGCGGGGCCTGTCCGAGGAGGTCGTCCGCGACATCTCGGCGAAGAAGTCCGAGCCGGAGTGGATGCTGAACCTCCGCCTCAAGGGCCTCAAGCTGTTCGGCAAGAAGCCCATGCCCAACTGGGGTTCCGACCTCTCGGGCATCGACTTCGACAACATCAAGTACTTCGTGCGTTCCACCGAGAAGCAGGCCGCTTCTTGGGAGGAGCTGCCCGAGGACATCAAGAACACGTACGACAAGCTCGGCATCCCGGAGGCGGAGAAGCAGCGCCTCGTCGCCGGTGTCGCCGCCCAGTACGAGTCCGAGGTCGTCTACCACCAGATCCGTGAGGACCTGGAGGAGCAGGGCGTCATCTTCCTCGACACGGACACCGCGCTCAAAGAGCACCCGGAGCTCTTCCAGGAGTACTTCGGCACGGTCATCCCGGTCGGCGACAACAAGTTCGCCTCGCTGAACACCGCCGTGTGGTCGGGCGGCTCGTTCATCTACGTCCCCAAGGGCGTCAAGGTGGACATCCCGCTCCAGGCCTACTTCCGTATCAACACGGAGAACATGGGCCAGTTCGAGCGGACGCTGATCATCGTCGACGAGGACGCCTACGTCCACTACGTCGAGGGCTGCACCGCCCCGATCTACTCCTCGGACTCGCTGCACAGCGCCGTGGTCGAGATCATCGTGAAGAAGGGCGGCCGCTGCCGCTACACGACGATCCAGAACTGGTCGAACAACGTCTACAACCTGGTCACCAAGCGCGCCGTGGCGTACGAGGGCGCGACCATGGAGTGGATCGACGGCAACATCGGTTCCAAGGTCACCATGAAGTACCCGGCCGTCTACCTGATGGGCGAGCACGCCAAGGGGGAGACCCTCTCCATCGCCTTCGCGGGCGAGGGCCAGCACCAGGACGCCGGCTCCAAGATGGTCCACATGGCGCCGAACACCTCCTCCAACATCGTCTCGAAGTCGGTGGCCCGAGGCGGCGGCCGCACCTCGTACCGCGGTCTGGTCGAGATCGGCGAAGGCGCCAAGGGCTCCAAGTCCAACGTGCTGTGCGACGCGCTCCTGGTCGACACCATCTCCCGCTCGGACACGTACCCCTACGTGGACGTCCGCGAGGACGACGTTTCCATGGGCCACGAGGCGACCGTCTCCAAGGTCTCCGACGACCAGCTCTTCTACCTGATGAGCCGCGGTCTGACGGAGTTCGAGGCCATGGCGATGATCGTGCGCGGCTTCGTCGAGCCGATCGCCCGTGAGCTGCCGATGGAGTACGCGCTGGAGCTGAACCGGCTGATCGAGCTGCAGATGGAAGGCTCGGTCGGTTAG
- a CDS encoding metal-sulfur cluster assembly factor, translated as MTENATPEASIKPATEEEVREALYDVVDPELGIDVVNLGLIYGIHVDDANIATLDMTLTSAACPLTDVIEDQAKSATDGIVSELRINWVWMPPWGPDKITDDGREQLRALGFNV; from the coding sequence ATGACCGAGAACGCGACGCCCGAGGCGTCCATCAAGCCGGCCACCGAGGAAGAGGTCCGCGAGGCCCTCTACGACGTGGTCGACCCCGAGCTGGGCATCGATGTCGTCAACCTGGGCCTGATCTACGGGATCCACGTCGACGACGCGAACATCGCGACCCTCGACATGACCCTCACCTCGGCGGCCTGCCCGCTGACGGACGTCATCGAGGACCAGGCGAAGTCGGCCACGGACGGCATCGTCAGCGAACTGCGCATCAACTGGGTGTGGATGCCGCCGTGGGGCCCGGACAAGATCACGGACGACGGACGCGAGCAGCTGCGCGCGCTCGGGTTCAACGTCTGA
- a CDS encoding ABC transporter permease, translating to MSAGTFTPRPGAAPVSRMILAQTALETRMLLRNGEQLLLTVIIPALLLVLFSAVDIIDVGTGKSVDFLAPGILALAVLSTAFTGQAIATGFDRRYGVLKRLGASPLPRWALMAAKTLSVLVTEVLQIALLTVIAFALGWSPHGNPLSVAVLILLGTATFSGLGLLMAGTLRAEATLAAANLVFLLLLVGGGVIVPLDKFPGAVQSVLGLLPISALSDGLREVLQHGAALPWGDAAILAVWAVLGLGAAARWFRWE from the coding sequence ATGAGCGCCGGTACGTTCACCCCCCGCCCGGGGGCCGCGCCCGTGTCCCGCATGATCCTGGCGCAGACCGCGCTGGAGACCCGGATGCTGCTGCGCAACGGGGAGCAGCTGCTGCTGACCGTGATCATCCCGGCGCTGCTGCTCGTCCTGTTCTCCGCGGTCGACATCATCGATGTGGGTACGGGCAAGTCCGTGGACTTCCTCGCCCCCGGCATCCTGGCACTGGCCGTGCTGTCCACCGCCTTCACCGGCCAGGCCATCGCCACCGGCTTCGACCGGCGCTACGGGGTCCTCAAGCGGCTCGGGGCCTCCCCGCTGCCGCGCTGGGCGCTGATGGCCGCCAAGACGCTGTCCGTGCTGGTCACCGAGGTGCTGCAGATCGCGCTGCTGACGGTGATCGCCTTCGCCCTGGGCTGGTCCCCGCACGGGAACCCGCTGTCCGTCGCCGTGCTGATCCTGCTCGGCACCGCCACCTTCTCCGGACTCGGCCTGCTGATGGCCGGCACCCTGCGGGCGGAGGCCACCCTGGCCGCCGCCAACCTGGTCTTCCTGCTGCTCCTGGTCGGCGGCGGGGTGATCGTGCCGTTGGACAAGTTCCCGGGTGCGGTCCAGTCCGTCCTCGGCCTGCTCCCGATCTCCGCGCTCTCCGACGGGCTGCGCGAGGTGCTCCAGCACGGGGCCGCGCTGCCCTGGGGCGACGCGGCGATCCTGGCGGTCTGGGCCGTACTCGGCCTGGGGGCCGCGGCGCGCTGGTTCCGCTGGGAGTGA